The Fusobacterium sp. DD2 DNA segment TATATCGAAGGTGAAAATAACGATTATAAGAAAATGATTTCTGCTCACGTTGATACAATTGGTGCAATGGTAAAAAGAATAAAACCAAATGGTAGACTTGAAATGGTAAACTTAGGTGGAGTAAACTGGGCTGGAGTAGAACATGAAAATGTACTAGTTCATACTATGGATGGCCAAGATATAGAAGGGACAATTGTTCCAATAAAAAGCTCTGTTCATATTTATGGAGATGAAGCTAGAGATTTACCAAGAAATCTTAAAACAATGGAAATTAGACTTGATGAAGATGTTAAGTCAAAAGAAGATGTTGAAAAGCTTGGCGTTAGAGTTGGTGACTTTGTTTCTTTTGAACCACGTACTGTTATTACCGAAACTGGATATATAAAATCTCGTTTTATTGATGATAAAATGTGTATTGCTCAAGTATTAGGATATTTAAAATATCTCAAAGATAATAATCTGAAACCAAAAAATGGTTTATATGTTTATATATCTAACTATGAAGAAATAGGACATGGAATATCAGTTATGCCAGAAGATATGGATGAATTTATAGCACTTGATATTGGTTTAGTTGGAGATGAAGCTTTAGGTGATGAAAGAAAAGTAAGCATCACAGCTAAAGATAATAAAACTCCTTATGATGTAGAAGTTAGAATGGGACTTATTGAAGCAGCTGAAATGAATGATATTCAATATACAGTTGATGTATATAATAGATATGGTTCAGATTCAAGTGCAGCAGTAGTTCAAGGATTTGATTTTAAATGTGGATGTATTGGTCCTAGTGTAGAAGCTTCTCACTCTTATGAAAGAACTCATATTGATGGAGTAAGAGAGACTATAAAACTTCTAATAGCTTATCTATAATAGCAATAAAAACCAGTAAAATATTACCTTAGTGCAGTTATATATTTTAACTGCACTTTTTTTTACGGATAAATTTGTGAAATAAAATATTTATTTTGTACATAAATTTTTGTATCTAGAACTAATATATGATATAATATTCCTAAAAAGATTGGAGTATTGGAAATGAAAGACAAATTTTGGAACGAATGGTTTAAATTTGTATTAATGCTTTTAGGAATTGTTTTTTTATGGGTTTTTATTATATTTATATGTGACAAAGTATTTCATAAGTCTTTTGAACAACTAAAATATATACACTATTTCATATTTTTTGCAATGTTAATGAAAGCTAAAAACTTATTCTTAAAAAGGATAAATAAAGAGGAAAAAACAGATGAAAAAATTGAAAACAACGAGAAAAATTAGAAGTAATAAATATGGAGGAGAAAGGGATTTATGAGTAGAAGAGAAGAGTTTTACAAAAATCAAATGATCAATGGACTGATCTATATAAGTGGAGAAGACAAGCCTTTCTCTGGAGTTCTTATTTATAGATATCCAAATGGAGATATAAGGGAAACTGAAACTTATGTTGATGGAATAAAAGAGGGAACAGATGAAAAGTTCTATGAAAATGGACAGCTTAAAGAAACTACAGAGTTTATAGATGGAAGACTTTGTGGTGACTGTATCCAGTTTTACGAAAATGGAATGATGAAAGAGTCGATGGTATTTAAAGATGATCGTCTTAATGGT contains these protein-coding regions:
- a CDS encoding M42 family metallopeptidase — protein: MDFNIDMNYVLDMAVELINIPSPVGYTHEAIERIGEEFCQLGVKNCTLTRKGALIAYIEGENNDYKKMISAHVDTIGAMVKRIKPNGRLEMVNLGGVNWAGVEHENVLVHTMDGQDIEGTIVPIKSSVHIYGDEARDLPRNLKTMEIRLDEDVKSKEDVEKLGVRVGDFVSFEPRTVITETGYIKSRFIDDKMCIAQVLGYLKYLKDNNLKPKNGLYVYISNYEEIGHGISVMPEDMDEFIALDIGLVGDEALGDERKVSITAKDNKTPYDVEVRMGLIEAAEMNDIQYTVDVYNRYGSDSSAAVVQGFDFKCGCIGPSVEASHSYERTHIDGVRETIKLLIAYL